The Ranitomeya variabilis isolate aRanVar5 chromosome 7, aRanVar5.hap1, whole genome shotgun sequence genome includes a window with the following:
- the NUDT9 gene encoding ADP-ribose pyrophosphatase, mitochondrial isoform X2 — translation MPGGALTAASVTAALVSVLLSYWYSSRPPAMATHVKALTSPYQGSKVQRRPVPQEKVSWSVEWPEYQPVEYTAPSVLAQPPWADPPQSNEDFCPKYNALDGQVERTSFEGTYEVIDGWPRNPTGRTGIIGRGLLGRWGPNHAADPIITRWKRATAGEKVQHSETGKPVLQFVSIQRKDCGQWAIPGGMVDPGELVTATLRREFCEEALNSLESCGEEPDTEQRIQSLFSQEHLPVYRGYVDDPRNTDNAWMETQAVNYHDETGHILDQLALQAGDDAGKVRWVDVSGSCSLYANHAQFLQLVAEKRGAHW, via the exons ATGCCGGGTGGCGCCCTGACCGCGGCCTCCGTCACCGCTGCGCTCGTCAG TGTCCTGTTGTCATACTGGTACAGCAGCCGCCCGCCAGCGATGGCGACTCACGTCAAGGCGTTGACCTCCCCGTACCAAGGCTCCAAGGTGCAGAGGAGACCGGTTCCCCAGGAGAAGGTCAGCTGGTCTGTAGAGTGGCCGGAGTATCAGCCCGTAGAATACACTGCCCCCTCCGTTCTCGCCCAACCTCCCTGGGCCGACCCTCCACAAAG CAATGAAGACTTCTGCCCCAAGTACAACGCTCTCGACGGACAAGTAGAGAGAACCAGTTTTGAAGGGACGTACGAAGTAATAGACGGATGGCCGAG GAACCCCACGGGGCGCACAGGGATTATAGGGAGAGGACTTTTGGGGCGATGGGGACCTAACCATGCAGCGGACCCCATCATAACCAG GTGGAAACGAGCGACTGCAGGGGAGAAGGTGCAGCATTCCGAGACAGGGAAACCTGTATTACAATTTGTATCAATACAGAGGAAGGACTGCGGCCAGTGGGCGATCCCGGGG GGGATGGTGGATCCGGGGGAGCTGGTGACGGCGACGCTGCGCAGGGAGTTCTGTGAGGAAGCGCTGAACTCTCTGGAGAGCTGTGGAGAAGAGCCGGACACAGAGCAGAGGATCCAGAGCCTCTTCTCTCAGGAGCACTTGCCG GTGTACAGGGGGTACGTGGACGACCCTCGTAACACGGACAACGCCTGGATGGAGACGCAGGCTGTGAATTACCACGATGAGACAG GGCACATCCTGGACCAGTTGGCCTTACAGGCTGGGGACGACGCTGGCAAGGTGCGGTGGGTGGACGTCAGCGGCAGCTGCAGCCTCTACGCCAACCATGCCCAGTTCCTTCAGCTAGTGGCAGAGAAGAGGGGCGCCCACTGGTAG
- the NUDT9 gene encoding ADP-ribose pyrophosphatase, mitochondrial isoform X1: protein MSPQLPACASHLLQAGCVVFGLRAQRLLLPTNPGAPGSVLLSYWYSSRPPAMATHVKALTSPYQGSKVQRRPVPQEKVSWSVEWPEYQPVEYTAPSVLAQPPWADPPQSNEDFCPKYNALDGQVERTSFEGTYEVIDGWPRNPTGRTGIIGRGLLGRWGPNHAADPIITRWKRATAGEKVQHSETGKPVLQFVSIQRKDCGQWAIPGGMVDPGELVTATLRREFCEEALNSLESCGEEPDTEQRIQSLFSQEHLPVYRGYVDDPRNTDNAWMETQAVNYHDETGHILDQLALQAGDDAGKVRWVDVSGSCSLYANHAQFLQLVAEKRGAHW, encoded by the exons ATGTCGCCCCAACTACCTGCTTGCGCCAGTCATCTGCTCCAGGCCGGGTGCGTTGTGTTCGGGCTCCGCGCTCAGCGCCTGCTGCTTCCGACCAATCCCGGCGCTCCTGGCAG TGTCCTGTTGTCATACTGGTACAGCAGCCGCCCGCCAGCGATGGCGACTCACGTCAAGGCGTTGACCTCCCCGTACCAAGGCTCCAAGGTGCAGAGGAGACCGGTTCCCCAGGAGAAGGTCAGCTGGTCTGTAGAGTGGCCGGAGTATCAGCCCGTAGAATACACTGCCCCCTCCGTTCTCGCCCAACCTCCCTGGGCCGACCCTCCACAAAG CAATGAAGACTTCTGCCCCAAGTACAACGCTCTCGACGGACAAGTAGAGAGAACCAGTTTTGAAGGGACGTACGAAGTAATAGACGGATGGCCGAG GAACCCCACGGGGCGCACAGGGATTATAGGGAGAGGACTTTTGGGGCGATGGGGACCTAACCATGCAGCGGACCCCATCATAACCAG GTGGAAACGAGCGACTGCAGGGGAGAAGGTGCAGCATTCCGAGACAGGGAAACCTGTATTACAATTTGTATCAATACAGAGGAAGGACTGCGGCCAGTGGGCGATCCCGGGG GGGATGGTGGATCCGGGGGAGCTGGTGACGGCGACGCTGCGCAGGGAGTTCTGTGAGGAAGCGCTGAACTCTCTGGAGAGCTGTGGAGAAGAGCCGGACACAGAGCAGAGGATCCAGAGCCTCTTCTCTCAGGAGCACTTGCCG GTGTACAGGGGGTACGTGGACGACCCTCGTAACACGGACAACGCCTGGATGGAGACGCAGGCTGTGAATTACCACGATGAGACAG GGCACATCCTGGACCAGTTGGCCTTACAGGCTGGGGACGACGCTGGCAAGGTGCGGTGGGTGGACGTCAGCGGCAGCTGCAGCCTCTACGCCAACCATGCCCAGTTCCTTCAGCTAGTGGCAGAGAAGAGGGGCGCCCACTGGTAG
- the NUDT9 gene encoding ADP-ribose pyrophosphatase, mitochondrial isoform X4 codes for MATHVKALTSPYQGSKVQRRPVPQEKVSWSVEWPEYQPVEYTAPSVLAQPPWADPPQSNEDFCPKYNALDGQVERTSFEGTYEVIDGWPRNPTGRTGIIGRGLLGRWGPNHAADPIITRWKRATAGEKVQHSETGKPVLQFVSIQRKDCGQWAIPGGMVDPGELVTATLRREFCEEALNSLESCGEEPDTEQRIQSLFSQEHLPVYRGYVDDPRNTDNAWMETQAVNYHDETGHILDQLALQAGDDAGKVRWVDVSGSCSLYANHAQFLQLVAEKRGAHW; via the exons ATGGCGACTCACGTCAAGGCGTTGACCTCCCCGTACCAAGGCTCCAAGGTGCAGAGGAGACCGGTTCCCCAGGAGAAGGTCAGCTGGTCTGTAGAGTGGCCGGAGTATCAGCCCGTAGAATACACTGCCCCCTCCGTTCTCGCCCAACCTCCCTGGGCCGACCCTCCACAAAG CAATGAAGACTTCTGCCCCAAGTACAACGCTCTCGACGGACAAGTAGAGAGAACCAGTTTTGAAGGGACGTACGAAGTAATAGACGGATGGCCGAG GAACCCCACGGGGCGCACAGGGATTATAGGGAGAGGACTTTTGGGGCGATGGGGACCTAACCATGCAGCGGACCCCATCATAACCAG GTGGAAACGAGCGACTGCAGGGGAGAAGGTGCAGCATTCCGAGACAGGGAAACCTGTATTACAATTTGTATCAATACAGAGGAAGGACTGCGGCCAGTGGGCGATCCCGGGG GGGATGGTGGATCCGGGGGAGCTGGTGACGGCGACGCTGCGCAGGGAGTTCTGTGAGGAAGCGCTGAACTCTCTGGAGAGCTGTGGAGAAGAGCCGGACACAGAGCAGAGGATCCAGAGCCTCTTCTCTCAGGAGCACTTGCCG GTGTACAGGGGGTACGTGGACGACCCTCGTAACACGGACAACGCCTGGATGGAGACGCAGGCTGTGAATTACCACGATGAGACAG GGCACATCCTGGACCAGTTGGCCTTACAGGCTGGGGACGACGCTGGCAAGGTGCGGTGGGTGGACGTCAGCGGCAGCTGCAGCCTCTACGCCAACCATGCCCAGTTCCTTCAGCTAGTGGCAGAGAAGAGGGGCGCCCACTGGTAG
- the NUDT9 gene encoding ADP-ribose pyrophosphatase, mitochondrial isoform X3, with amino-acid sequence MGVLLSYWYSSRPPAMATHVKALTSPYQGSKVQRRPVPQEKVSWSVEWPEYQPVEYTAPSVLAQPPWADPPQSNEDFCPKYNALDGQVERTSFEGTYEVIDGWPRNPTGRTGIIGRGLLGRWGPNHAADPIITRWKRATAGEKVQHSETGKPVLQFVSIQRKDCGQWAIPGGMVDPGELVTATLRREFCEEALNSLESCGEEPDTEQRIQSLFSQEHLPVYRGYVDDPRNTDNAWMETQAVNYHDETGHILDQLALQAGDDAGKVRWVDVSGSCSLYANHAQFLQLVAEKRGAHW; translated from the exons ATGGG TGTCCTGTTGTCATACTGGTACAGCAGCCGCCCGCCAGCGATGGCGACTCACGTCAAGGCGTTGACCTCCCCGTACCAAGGCTCCAAGGTGCAGAGGAGACCGGTTCCCCAGGAGAAGGTCAGCTGGTCTGTAGAGTGGCCGGAGTATCAGCCCGTAGAATACACTGCCCCCTCCGTTCTCGCCCAACCTCCCTGGGCCGACCCTCCACAAAG CAATGAAGACTTCTGCCCCAAGTACAACGCTCTCGACGGACAAGTAGAGAGAACCAGTTTTGAAGGGACGTACGAAGTAATAGACGGATGGCCGAG GAACCCCACGGGGCGCACAGGGATTATAGGGAGAGGACTTTTGGGGCGATGGGGACCTAACCATGCAGCGGACCCCATCATAACCAG GTGGAAACGAGCGACTGCAGGGGAGAAGGTGCAGCATTCCGAGACAGGGAAACCTGTATTACAATTTGTATCAATACAGAGGAAGGACTGCGGCCAGTGGGCGATCCCGGGG GGGATGGTGGATCCGGGGGAGCTGGTGACGGCGACGCTGCGCAGGGAGTTCTGTGAGGAAGCGCTGAACTCTCTGGAGAGCTGTGGAGAAGAGCCGGACACAGAGCAGAGGATCCAGAGCCTCTTCTCTCAGGAGCACTTGCCG GTGTACAGGGGGTACGTGGACGACCCTCGTAACACGGACAACGCCTGGATGGAGACGCAGGCTGTGAATTACCACGATGAGACAG GGCACATCCTGGACCAGTTGGCCTTACAGGCTGGGGACGACGCTGGCAAGGTGCGGTGGGTGGACGTCAGCGGCAGCTGCAGCCTCTACGCCAACCATGCCCAGTTCCTTCAGCTAGTGGCAGAGAAGAGGGGCGCCCACTGGTAG